One segment of Coffea arabica cultivar ET-39 chromosome 7c, Coffea Arabica ET-39 HiFi, whole genome shotgun sequence DNA contains the following:
- the LOC113699159 gene encoding uncharacterized protein isoform X1 translates to MAGESSSGANTVARTFKALVENAERKFARVRDAPTHARGPYSHYFHSVFKSYMRLWKYQQENRAELIGSGLQRWEIGEIASRIGQLYFNQYMRTSEARFLIEAYVFYEAILHRKYFDEGSKKDKGVRFKELRFYARFLMVSLILNRTEMVKLLVDKFKALVDDSKSTFPDTTNFKEWKLVLQEILRFTKADTSLINVRPLRFCSLFDSYPSSLPYVARFHAKKVLKFREALLTSYHKHEVKFAELTLDTFRMLQCLEWEPSGSFYEKHKVESQENGALADHSAASGLIDINLAADMTDPSLPPNPRKSILHRSSVTQLIAVIATICEELPPDSVMLLYLSATGNAGGGSASSSESSGSSRKSSKSNHGYHEKSSYLRDNHINGMGDSSHFFESCLWLGPSRDGGPNNLYPGDIIPFTRRPIFLIVDSDNSHAFKVLHGAERGETPALFLSPLRPSFKNPTDSDTMHFGSQFTLFLTAPFQAFCQLVGFTLSDDDVDVRTDADNIISTAFSEWEVILCTSTSLHLVWAQVLSDHLLRRLILRFIFCRAVLTFFCLRDMSDQYLPVCLPEFPPSLSPSSEVVLSAVFRIAKHLKVERCFNFHGTS, encoded by the exons ATGGCAGGGGAGTCTTCATCGGGAGCTAATACCGTCGCGAGGACGTTCAAAGCATTAGTTGAAAATGCCGAGAGAAAATTCGCGCGTGTGCGCGACGCTCCGACGCACGCGCGTGGGCCGTATAGTCACTACTTCCACAGTGTGTTTAAGTCGTACATGAGGTTATGGAAGTACCAGCAGGAGAACCGGGCGGAGCTAATCGGGTCGGGGCTCCAGAGGTGGGAGATCGGGGAGATTGCGTCTCGGATCGGCCAACTGTATTTTAATCAGTACATGAGAACGAGTGAAGCGAGGTTTTTGATCGAGGCGTACGTGTTTTACGAGGCGATTTTGCATCGGAAGTACTTCGATGAAGGTTCCAAGAAGGATAAAGGAGTTAGATTTAAGGAGTTGAGGTTTTATGCGAGGTTTTTGATGGTTTCGTTGATTTTGAACCGGACGGAAATGGTTAAATTGCTTGTTGATAAGTTTAAAGCTCTTGTCGATGATAGTAAATCCACTTTTCCG GATACTACGAACTTCAAAGAATGGAAGCTGGTTTTGCAAGAGATTCTTCGATTTACCAAAGCTGATACATCCCTCATAAATGTTCGACCTTTACGGTtctgttccttatttgattcatATCCATCCTCTCTTCCTTATGTTGCCCGCTTTCATGCTAAGAAGGTATTAAAGTTTCGAGAAGCTCTACTAACAAGCTATCACAAACATGAG GTCAAATTTGCAGAACTTACTCTGGACACTTTTAGAATGCTTCAGTGTTTGGAATGGGAACCTAGTGGGTCTTTCTATGAGAAGCATAAAGTTGAATCACAAGAGAACGGTGCTTTGGCTGATCACTCTGCTGCTTCAGGACTCATCGATATAAACCTGGCTGCTGATATGACGGATCCATCATTGCCACCAAACCCGAGGAAGTCTATACTTCACCGCTCTTCTGTCACACAATTGATAGCA GTTATTGCTACCATTTGTGAAGAGCTGCCACCAGATAGTGTCATGCTATTGTACCTGTCAGCTACAG GGAATGCAGGAGGTGGTAGTGCTTCATCCAGCGAAAGCTCAGGAAGTTCAAGGAAATCTTCAAAGTCTAACCACGGTTACCATGAAAAGAGTAGCTATCTGCGAGATAACCATATTAATGGCATGGGCGACTCAAGTCACTTTTTTGAAAGTTGTTTGTGGTTAGGTCCTAGCAGAGATGGAG GTCCAAATAACCTGTATCCTGGTGATATTATTCCTTTTACAAGAAGGCCTATTTTCTTGATTGTAGATAGTGACAACAGCCATGCATTCAAG GTTCTACATGGAGCAGAAAGAGGAGAAACACCTGCTTTATTCCTTTCTCCCCTGAGACCATCATTTAAGAACCCAACTGACAGTGACACAATGCATTTTGGAAGCCAGTTCACCTTGTTTCTAACTGCTCCTTTTCAGGCTTTCTGCCAATTAGTTGGGTTCACCTTATCAGATGATGATGTG GATGTCCGTACTGATGCTGACAACATAATCTCCACTGCATTCTCTGAGTGGGAGGTAATCCTTTGCACATCAACAAGCCTACATCTGGTCTGGGCTCAAGTTCTGTCTGATCATTTGCTTCGGCGTCTAATTCTTAG ATTTATTTTCTGCAGGGCTGTGCTGACATTCTTTTGCTTACGGGATATGAGCGACCAGTATTTGCCCGTTTGCTTACCTGAATttcccccctctctctctccctcctccGAGGTGGTGCTATCAGCTGTCTTTCGAATTGCAAAACACCTCAAGGTTGAAAGGTGTTTTAATTTCCATGGTACAAGTTAA
- the LOC113699159 gene encoding uncharacterized protein isoform X2, translating into MAGESSSGANTVARTFKALVENAERKFARVRDAPTHARGPYSHYFHSVFKSYMRLWKYQQENRAELIGSGLQRWEIGEIASRIGQLYFNQYMRTSEARFLIEAYVFYEAILHRKYFDEGSKKDKGVRFKELRFYARFLMVSLILNRTEMVKLLVDKFKALVDDSKSTFPDTTNFKEWKLVLQEILRFTKADTSLINVRPLRFCSLFDSYPSSLPYVARFHAKKVLKFREALLTSYHKHEVKFAELTLDTFRMLQCLEWEPSGSFYEKHKVESQENGALADHSAASGLIDINLAADMTDPSLPPNPRKSILHRSSVTQLIAVIATICEELPPDSVMLLYLSATGNAGGGSASSSESSGSSRKSSKSNHGYHEKSSYLRDNHINGMGDSSHFFESCLWLGPSRDGGPNNLYPGDIIPFTRRPIFLIVDSDNSHAFKAGSTWSRKRRNTCFIPFSPETII; encoded by the exons ATGGCAGGGGAGTCTTCATCGGGAGCTAATACCGTCGCGAGGACGTTCAAAGCATTAGTTGAAAATGCCGAGAGAAAATTCGCGCGTGTGCGCGACGCTCCGACGCACGCGCGTGGGCCGTATAGTCACTACTTCCACAGTGTGTTTAAGTCGTACATGAGGTTATGGAAGTACCAGCAGGAGAACCGGGCGGAGCTAATCGGGTCGGGGCTCCAGAGGTGGGAGATCGGGGAGATTGCGTCTCGGATCGGCCAACTGTATTTTAATCAGTACATGAGAACGAGTGAAGCGAGGTTTTTGATCGAGGCGTACGTGTTTTACGAGGCGATTTTGCATCGGAAGTACTTCGATGAAGGTTCCAAGAAGGATAAAGGAGTTAGATTTAAGGAGTTGAGGTTTTATGCGAGGTTTTTGATGGTTTCGTTGATTTTGAACCGGACGGAAATGGTTAAATTGCTTGTTGATAAGTTTAAAGCTCTTGTCGATGATAGTAAATCCACTTTTCCG GATACTACGAACTTCAAAGAATGGAAGCTGGTTTTGCAAGAGATTCTTCGATTTACCAAAGCTGATACATCCCTCATAAATGTTCGACCTTTACGGTtctgttccttatttgattcatATCCATCCTCTCTTCCTTATGTTGCCCGCTTTCATGCTAAGAAGGTATTAAAGTTTCGAGAAGCTCTACTAACAAGCTATCACAAACATGAG GTCAAATTTGCAGAACTTACTCTGGACACTTTTAGAATGCTTCAGTGTTTGGAATGGGAACCTAGTGGGTCTTTCTATGAGAAGCATAAAGTTGAATCACAAGAGAACGGTGCTTTGGCTGATCACTCTGCTGCTTCAGGACTCATCGATATAAACCTGGCTGCTGATATGACGGATCCATCATTGCCACCAAACCCGAGGAAGTCTATACTTCACCGCTCTTCTGTCACACAATTGATAGCA GTTATTGCTACCATTTGTGAAGAGCTGCCACCAGATAGTGTCATGCTATTGTACCTGTCAGCTACAG GGAATGCAGGAGGTGGTAGTGCTTCATCCAGCGAAAGCTCAGGAAGTTCAAGGAAATCTTCAAAGTCTAACCACGGTTACCATGAAAAGAGTAGCTATCTGCGAGATAACCATATTAATGGCATGGGCGACTCAAGTCACTTTTTTGAAAGTTGTTTGTGGTTAGGTCCTAGCAGAGATGGAG GTCCAAATAACCTGTATCCTGGTGATATTATTCCTTTTACAAGAAGGCCTATTTTCTTGATTGTAGATAGTGACAACAGCCATGCATTCAAGGCAG GTTCTACATGGAGCAGAAAGAGGAGAAACACCTGCTTTATTCCTTTCTCCCCTGAGACCATCATTTAA
- the LOC113699066 gene encoding histone H3.3 isoform X1 encodes MKLQMARTKQTARKSTGGKAPRKQLATKAARKSAPTTGGVKKPHRYRPGTVALREIRKYQKSTELLIRKLPFQRLVREIAQDFKTDLRFQSHAVLALQEAAEAYLVGLFEDTNLCAIHAKRVTIMPKDIQLARRIRGERA; translated from the exons ATGAAATTACAGATGGCTCGTACCAAGCAAACTGCTCGTAAGTCAACTGGAGGAAAGGCTCCTAGGAAGCAACTCGCTACCAAG GCTGCTCGTAAGTCTGCCCCAACTACTGGTGGTGTGAAAAAGCCCCACAGATACCGCCCTGGTACTGTTGCTCTTCG TGAAATCCGCAAGTACCAGAAGAGTACTGAGCTCTTGATCAGGAAGCTTCCTTTCCAGAGGCTTGTCCGAGAAATTGCTCAGGACTTCAAG ACTGATCTCCGTTTCCAGAGCCATGCAGTCCTTGCATTGCAGGAGGCAGCTGAGGCATACCTTGTGGGTCTGTTTGAGGACACAAATCTGTGCGCCATTCACGCCAAGCGTGTCACAATCATGCCCAAGGACATTCAGCTGGCAAGGAGGATCAGGGGAGAACGTGCTTAA
- the LOC113699066 gene encoding histone H3.3 isoform X2, with product MARTKQTARKSTGGKAPRKQLATKAARKSAPTTGGVKKPHRYRPGTVALREIRKYQKSTELLIRKLPFQRLVREIAQDFKTDLRFQSHAVLALQEAAEAYLVGLFEDTNLCAIHAKRVTIMPKDIQLARRIRGERA from the exons ATGGCTCGTACCAAGCAAACTGCTCGTAAGTCAACTGGAGGAAAGGCTCCTAGGAAGCAACTCGCTACCAAG GCTGCTCGTAAGTCTGCCCCAACTACTGGTGGTGTGAAAAAGCCCCACAGATACCGCCCTGGTACTGTTGCTCTTCG TGAAATCCGCAAGTACCAGAAGAGTACTGAGCTCTTGATCAGGAAGCTTCCTTTCCAGAGGCTTGTCCGAGAAATTGCTCAGGACTTCAAG ACTGATCTCCGTTTCCAGAGCCATGCAGTCCTTGCATTGCAGGAGGCAGCTGAGGCATACCTTGTGGGTCTGTTTGAGGACACAAATCTGTGCGCCATTCACGCCAAGCGTGTCACAATCATGCCCAAGGACATTCAGCTGGCAAGGAGGATCAGGGGAGAACGTGCTTAA
- the LOC140010186 gene encoding uncharacterized protein, which produces MPDMKTAIAQQLVHMHRNREIALEKITSHVVPQITTMLTETFGVVFPRDTVQSKYYALQNLTKLYMSFKKRDTGMGWDSTNYTFMMDDERWNRLLQVNPRYNRFYNRSRLVFHLLEEVFMNRGVTRHFSSRFVISPPNSADELKLENTARCSRGKGIVDIDLAGEEEAVHVPQKGKEKVKKGKGKRKSDDMSTESFFPPSSP; this is translated from the exons ATGCCGGATATGAAAACTGCCATTGCACAACAGCTTGTGCACATGCATAGGAATAGGGAAATTGCATTAGAAAAAATAACCAGCCATGTTGTCCCCCAAATTACTACGATGCTCACTGAGACTTTCGGGGTAGTTTTTCCCCGCGATACTGTCCAGTCGAAGTATTATGCCCTTCAGAATCTAACTAAACTGTACATGTCGTTCAAGAAGCGAGACACTGGTATGGGTTGGGATTCAACCAACTACACCTTCATGATGGACGATGAGCGATGGAATCGTCTACTTCAG GTGAACCCGAGGTACAATAGATTTTACAACCGCTCACGTCTGGTCTTCCATTTGCTTGAAGAAGTTTTCATGAATCGGGGGGTTACTAGACATTTTAGCTCTAGATTTGTCATATCGCCCCCAAATTCGGCCGACGAATTGAAATTGGAAAACACTGCTAGATGTTCTAGGGGCAAGGGGATTGTGGACATCGATTTAGCAGGCGAAGAAGAAGCCGTGCATGTGCCTCAGAAGGGGAAGGAGAAGGTGAAGAAGGGCAAAGGAAAGCGCAAATCGGACGACATGTCAACTGAGTCATTCTTTCCGCCGTCTTCCCCTTAA